One window of the Eucalyptus grandis isolate ANBG69807.140 chromosome 6, ASM1654582v1, whole genome shotgun sequence genome contains the following:
- the LOC104448701 gene encoding uncharacterized protein LOC104448701, which yields MEMQSVCLGISAPKPKLFDHRLVCRHSIHGGSIRSTDRRACVERTPTSLMPRLKEVLKDGLGRGATLCVSRGRGAGLVVCRAGGVEPFRGKSGSVSFHGLTHQLVEEAKLESAPFEKDKGSYLWLLAPAALISSLILPQFFLGNAVEAYLKNETLVEIVTSLSFDAMFYFGLMTFLLVTDRVQRPYLQFSPKRWSLITGLRGYLSSAFFTMGFKVVIPVFTVYITWPVVGLPSLIAVAPFLIGCLAQLIFEKSLEKSGSSCWPLVPILFEVYRFYQLTKAAHYIERLMFAMKDLPTSPEVLDRSGALVATIVSFQILGLLCLWSLITFLLRLFPSRPVSENY from the exons ATGGAAATGCAGTCGGTTTGTCTGGGGATCTCCGCCCCGAAGCCCAAGCTGTTCGATCACCGCCTTGTCTGTCGCCATTCT ATTCATGGGGGCAGCATAAGGTCGACGGACCGAAGAGCTTGCGTTGAGAGGACACCGACCT CTTTGATGCCACGATTGAAGGAGGTTTTGAAGGATGGCTTGGGCAGGGGAGCTACCCTGTGCGTGAGTAGAGGGCGTGGCGCGGGTTTGGTGGTTTGTCGTGCCGGTGGGGTGGAACCTTTCAGAGGAAAGTCGGGTTCTGTGTCATTCCATGGGTTGACTCACCAGCTGGTTGAAGAAGCGAAATTGGAGTCCGCTCCTTTTGAGAAGGACAAGGGGTCATATCTATGGTTGTTGGCCCCTGCTGCCTTGATTTCGTCATTGATTCTTCCGCAGTTCTTTCTTGGAAATGCGGTTGAGGCTTACTTGAAGAATGAAACTCTCGTAG AAATCGTAACTTCTTTGTCTTTTGATGCTATGTTTTACTTCGGTCTTATGACCTTTCTGCTCGTAACTGATCGTGTTCAAAGACCATATCTCCAATTTAGTCCAAAGAGGTGGAGTCTCATTACAGGACTTAGAGGATACTTAAGTTCTGCTTTCTTCACAATGGGTTTCAAGGTGGTCATCCCGGTATTCACTGTGTACATAACTTGGCCTGTAGTTGGTCTGCCATCCCTTATTGCAGTAGCTCCTTTTCTCATTGGATGCCTTGCTCAACTTATTTTTGAGAAGAGTCTTGAGAAGAGTGGGTCATCATGTTGGCCCCTGGTCCCTATACTTTTTGAG GTGTATAGATTTTATCAGCTAACGAAAGCTGCTCATTACATTGAGCGGCTAATGTTTGCGATGAAAGATCTTCCCACATCTCCAGAAGTGCTTGACAGAAGTGGTGCCCTGGTTGCCACAATTGTGAGTTTCCAAATCCTTGGTTTGTTGTGCCTTTGGTCCCTGATTACATTTCTTCTGAGGCTTTTTCCTTCTAGACCTGTATCAGAGAACTATTAG
- the LOC104448702 gene encoding uncharacterized protein LOC104448702 has translation MATARLLRTPVGPFSSSGSRSFAAAAPARTTVGCLSSAAPSGGAERSGFEREDARKRTPKVVVKAAAVAAESERLMTAEPRMLRVAMDLALFIGNSLRAALVVLRAAVKRRPKRLNVQCLLEKAIVDCRFFTLFAVAGSLLGSVLCFLEGCFIIIESYMEYFQSMSQMSHQGHVVQLLVEGLDMFLVGMAMLTFGVSLHVMFVGSQAKRERGPWLSGSNLFGLYYLTKVPPWAEAQSISQAKSRIGHAMMMILQVGVLDKFKSVPVQTCLDLACFAGAVFLSSACIFLLSRLSLGSSSANGATEKRPL, from the exons ATGGCGACCGCTAGACTTTTACGGACGCCGGTCGGGCCTTTCTCCTCTTCTGGGTCGCGGTCTTTTGCTGCTGCTGCGCCGGCAAGGACGACCGTAGGGTGCTTAAGCTCGGCGGCTCCGTCGGGCGGCGCAGAAAGGAGCGGCTTCGAAAGAGAGGATGCTCGCAAGAGAACGCCGAAGGTGGTCGTGAAGGCCGCGGCGGTTGCTGCTGAGTCCGAGAGACTGATGACGGCCGAGCCTCGAATGCTTCGCGTCGCCatggatttggctttgtttaTTGGGAATTCCCTGAGAGCCGCGCTGGTCGTTCTGAGAGCGGCTGTGAAGAGGAGGCCGAAGAGGTTAAACGTCCAGTGTCTTCTTGAGAAG GCGATAGTCGACTGCCGGTTTTTCACGTTATTCGCGGTTGCGGGATCGTTACTGGGCTCGGTGCTGTGTTTTCTGGAG GGTTGCTTCATCATTATCGAGTCGTACATGGAGTACTTCCAGTCGATGTCGCAGATGTCCCATCAAGGGCACGTGGTGCAGCTGCTTGTTGAAGGCTTAG ATATGTTCTTGGTCGGAATGGCAATGCTGACATTCGGGGTTAGCTTGCACGTGATGTTCGTCGGGTCGCAAGCCAAACGAGAGAGAGGGCCGTGGCTTTCCGGGTCCAACCTCTTCGGCCTCTACTATCTGACG AAGGTTCCGCCGTGGGCCGAGGCGCAGTCGATTTCGCAGGCCAAGTCGAGGATCGGGCATGCGATGATGATGATACTTCAAGTCGGGGTGCTGGATAAGTTCAAGAGCGTCCCCGTCCAGACCTGCTTGGATCTCGCCTGTTTCGCGGGAGCCGTATTCCTCTCCTCAGCTTGTATATTCCTCCTCTCGAGACTTTCTCTGGGCAGTTCTTCCGCTAATGGTGCAACGGAGAAGAGACCACTGTAA
- the LOC104448704 gene encoding mediator of RNA polymerase II transcription subunit 18, with amino-acid sequence MECVVQGIIETQHVEALEILLQGLCGVQKERLRIHELCLKSSPNLGAVSSEVQILCDLAQPEPSWTVRHVGGSMRGTGAEQISVLVRPMVESKASKNVLRFFYALGYKLDHELLRVGFAFHFQRGVQITVTVSSVNKMLKLHATDEAVPVTPGMQLVEVTAPATSENYTEVVAAVTSFCEHLAPLLHLSKPGISTGVVPTAAAAAASLMSDGGGTTL; translated from the exons ATGGAGTGTGTGGTCCAAGGAATTATAGAGACACAG CATGTTGAGGCCCTTGAGATCCTTCTGCAAGGTCTCTGTGGTGTTCAAAAAGAACGCTTGAGGATCCATGAGCTATGCCTGAAAAGCAGTCCAAATCTAG GTGCAGTATCCTCAGAAGTTCAAATATTGTGTGATCTTGCGCAACCAGAACCTAGTTG GACTGTTCGGCATGTTGGGGGCTCAATGAGAGGCACTGGTGCTGAACAAATTTCAGTTCTTGTGAGACCCATGGTAGAAAGCAAAGCGAGCAAGAATGTACTTCGTTTCTTTTATGCTCTTGGCTACAAATTGGACCATGAGCTGCTGAGAGTGGGATTTGCCTTTCACTTCCAGAGGGGCGTTCAGATTACCGTTACTGTATCTTCAGTAAATAAGATGTTAAAATTACATGCGACGGATGAGGCTGTGCCAGTGACACCTGGTATGCAGCTGGTTGAAGTAACTGCTCCTGCAACATCAGAGAACTATACTGAAGTAGTTGCAGCTGTGACTTCATTTTGTGAACATCTTGCTCC GCTCTTGCACCTGTCAAAGCCAGGCATCTCAACTGGGGTTGTGCCAACAGCGGCGGCTGCTGCTGCGTCTCTTATGTCTGATGGTGGAGGTACAACTTTATAA
- the LOC104448703 gene encoding pterocarpan synthase 1, with protein sequence MFPRIIFCGSVIVATLTVILLALFSPVAHHRQSKTQSPPWLALSLYIQQPSTPSSYNQQVVGSEGGAFIFHRTLTEGPKNTSRVIGRAQGFIIPIEHFAHSAFNVIYLTYDTATYSGSLSVEARHVAHEDRQELTVVGGTGDFAFAHGLAVFAQAEKHPSDIDPTTYHIKLQLKFPNRSQTIPG encoded by the coding sequence ATGTTCCCCCGAATCATCTTCTGTGGCTCTGTCATTGTAGCCACGCTCACGGTGATTCTCCTGGCCTTGTTCTCACCCGTGGCTCACCACCGCCAATCGAAGACCCAGTCGCCACCGTGGCTCGCCCTGTCTCTGTACATCCAGCAACCAAGCACTCCGAGCTCATATAATCAGCAGGTGGTGGGATCAGAAGGGGGAGCATTCATATTCCACCGGACACTCACCGAGGGCCCCAAGAACACTTCCAGAGTCATTGGCCGAGCTCAAGGCTTCATCATCCCCATCGAACACTTTGCACATTCAGCATTTAATGTTATTTATCTGACTTACGACACAGCAACATATTCCGGTAGTCTCAGTGTAGAGGCAAGGCACGTTGCTCATGAGGACAGACAAGAGCTCACTGTGGTCGGTGGAACAGGGGATTTTGCCTTCGCCCACGGACTGGCTGTTTTTGCTCAAGCAGAAAAGCATCCATCTGACATCGATCCAACTACTTACCATATCAAGTTGCAACTGAAGTTCCCTAACAGGTCTCAGACCATCCCAGGATGA